One window of the Nicotiana tabacum cultivar K326 chromosome 4, ASM71507v2, whole genome shotgun sequence genome contains the following:
- the LOC107829983 gene encoding kinetochore protein SPC25 homolog — protein MKSGVGETMRTKMEELRLICDREIPIQQQKLDAATHSFRKSLDSTKAQAQESLQLQAKLGKLKVELRELEDKLVKALAVKTRKEAKQMALADSISATKARAEKLRGVVENQMARKEEYAAIISQQSDALKECDEKHNETAEQREEIEEAIVWYNKVLGLRIECGHGVKFIFTNIDANNQDKEYFFTVRHENDVYTLIDCDPQLNDANELLSELNKSNGLFKFVRIMREKFQAAVAHGTLPDIASRDQDTSMISMSAPVSSISIDSRSEFSSQLQEHQSAEHNRNSRKLDRAKGGRPAVLSPGSASSLRRSPRFKVKR, from the exons ATGAAGAGCGGCGTAGGGGAAACTATGAGGAcgaaaatggaggaacttagatTGATTTGTGACAGAGAAATTCCCATTCAACAGCAGAAATTGGATGCTGCCACTCACTCCTTTCGAAAATCCCTCGATTCAACCAAGGCCCAAGCACAAGAGTCTCTTCAATTACAGG CAAAACTTGGGAAGTTAAAAGTTGAGCTGAGGGAATTGGAAGACAAATTGGTGAAAGCACTTGCAG TGAAGACCCGAAAAGAGGCAAAGCAGATGGCATTAGCAGACTCAATATCTGCTACGAAAGCTAGAGCAGAAAAACTTAGAGGGGTTGTGGAAAACCAAATGGCCAGGAAAGAGGAATATGCAGCCATAATATCTCAACAAAGTGATG CTCTCAAAGAATGTGACGAAAAGCATAATGAGACTGCTGAACAGAGAGAGGAAATAGAAGAGGCTATTGTGTGGTACAATAAGGTGCTTGGTTTACGTATTGAATGTGGCCATG GAGTGAAATTCATATTTACCAATATTGATGCCAATAATCAGGATAAGGAATACTTTTTTACCGTACGTCATGAGAATGATGTATATACTT TGATTGATTGTGATCCACAACTAAATGATGCAAACGAGCTGCTCAGCGAGTTAAATAAGAGCAATGGACTGTTCAAGTTTGTCAGGATTATGAGAGAAAAGTTTCAAGCAGCTGTAGCACATG GAACTCTTCCTGACATAGCATCTCGTGATCAAGACACTTCCATGATCTCTATGTCAGCCCCGGTTTCTTCCATTTCAATTGATAGTAGAAGTGAGTTTTCATCCCAGCTACAGGAGCATCAATCTGCTGAACATAACAGAAATTCCAGGAAACTTGACCGTGCAAAAGGGGGTAGGCCAGCAGTCCTCTCTCCTGGATCTGCTTCGTCTCTTCGGCGTTCTCCTCGTTTTAAG GTCAAGAGATGA
- the LOC107829977 gene encoding short-chain dehydrogenase TIC 32 B, chloroplastic, whose translation MDLDKFQRAFIYTWFSTIAAILQFKIPSFALMKAALKYLVGIAGPSGFGSKSTADQVTQHSSLNSQQLMTAIITGATSGIGAETARVLAKRGVRIVIPARDLKKAAIVKESIQKESPMAEIILLEIDLSSVASIQRFCAQFLSLGLPLHILINNAGKFSQKLEFSEDKIEMTFATNYLGHFLLTELLLEKMVETAEATGIQGRIVNVTSVVHNWVKRDQFRFCKLLNPNNYNGTRAYAQSKLANILHAKELSRQLKARNANVAINAVHPGIVKTGIIRDHKGFITDSLYFMASKLLKSTSQGAATTCYVALSPQTEGISGKYFADCNESHCSVLANDETEALKLWKGTRVLIHRRLFPHVG comes from the exons ATGGACTTGGACAAGTTTCAAAGAGCTTTTATATATACGTGGTTTTCAACTATAGCTGCAATCTTGCAGTTCAAAATTCCAAGCTTTGCTCTAATGAAGGCTGCTCTCAAATATTTGGTAGGCATTGCTGGCCCAAGTGGCTTTGGCTCTAAATCCACTGCTGACCAAGTCACTCAACATTCCTCTCTCAATTCTCAGCAGCTCATGACTGCAATTATCACTG GCGCAACATCAGGGATAGGGGCAGAAACAGCAAGAGTACTGGCAAAAAGGGGTGTAAGGATAGTAATCCCAGCAAGGGACTTAAAGAAAGCAGCAATTGTGAAGGAATCCATACAAAAAGAGAGTCCAATGGCTGAGATTATATTATTAGAGATAGACTTGAGTTCAGTTGCTTCTATTCAGAGATTTTGTGCTCAGTTCTTGTCTTTAGGACTGCCTCTTCACATTCTCAt AAATAATGCGGGGAAATTTTCGCAGAAACTGGAGTTCTCTGAAGACAAAATCGAGATGACTTTTGCCACAAACTACTTAG GTCATTTTCTATTGACAGAGTTGCTATTAGAGAAAATGGTGGAGACAGCAGAAGCCACAGGGATTCAAGGAAGAATAGTGAATGTTACTTCAGTAGTTCACAACTGGGTGAAAAGAGATCAATTCCGTTTCTGCAAATTGCTCAATCCCAACAA TTATAATGGTACTCGTGCATATGCTCAGTCAAAATTGGCCAACATTTTACATGCCAAGGAATTGTCAAGACAATTAAAG GCAAGAAATGCAAATGTGGCTATCAATGCAGTCCATCCTGGAATTGTAAAGACTGGAATAATCAGAGATCACAAGGGCTTTATCACAG ATTCTCTCTATTTTATGGCATCAAAGCTTCTAAAGTCAACATCACAG GGTGCAGCAACCACATGCTATGTAGCACTGAGCCCACAAACAGAAGGGATAAGTGGGAAATACTTTGCAGACTGCAATGAAAGTCACTGTTCAGTTTTAGCAAATGATGAAACTGAAGCTCTTAAGCTTTGGAAGGGCACTCGTGTTCTCATCCATAGAAGATTGTTTCCACATGTAGGTTGA